One genomic segment of Terrihabitans soli includes these proteins:
- the rpsQ gene encoding 30S ribosomal protein S17 has protein sequence MPKRILRGTVVSDKQDKTVVVKVERRFTHPLLKKTVRRTKNYHAHDEANSVKVGQQVAIEESAPISKLKRWRVIEGEGAAATANKEGRAKSSKAKA, from the coding sequence ATGCCGAAACGCATTCTCCGCGGCACCGTCGTGAGCGACAAGCAGGACAAGACCGTCGTCGTGAAGGTCGAGCGCCGCTTTACGCATCCGCTTCTCAAGAAGACGGTGCGTCGCACGAAGAATTATCACGCACACGATGAAGCGAACTCCGTGAAGGTCGGCCAGCAGGTCGCCATCGAAGAGAGCGCGCCGATTTCGAAATTGAAGCGCTGGCGTGTCATCGAAGGTGAGGGCGCCGCAGCCACTGCAAATAAGGAAGGGCGGGCGAAGTCGTCCAAGGCGAAAGCCTGA
- the rplP gene encoding 50S ribosomal protein L16 — MLSPKRTKFRKQFKGRISGTAKGGTTLTFGSFGLKALEPERVTARQIEAARRAMTREMKRQGRVWIRVFPDVPVTKKPTEVRMGKGKGAVELWAARVAPGRIMFELDGVSETVAREALRLAAAKLPIRTRFVARIAE, encoded by the coding sequence ATGCTTTCGCCGAAGCGCACCAAGTTCCGCAAGCAGTTCAAGGGCCGGATTTCCGGCACCGCGAAGGGCGGGACGACTCTGACCTTCGGGTCTTTCGGTCTCAAGGCCCTCGAACCTGAGCGCGTCACCGCGCGTCAGATCGAAGCCGCGCGCCGCGCCATGACCCGCGAAATGAAGCGCCAGGGCCGTGTGTGGATCCGCGTGTTCCCCGACGTGCCGGTCACCAAGAAGCCGACCGAAGTGCGCATGGGTAAGGGCAAGGGCGCGGTGGAACTGTGGGCGGCACGCGTTGCCCCGGGCCGCATCATGTTCGAGCTCGACGGTGTCAGCGAGACGGTCGCGCGCGAAGCGCTGCGCCTGGCCGCCGCCAAGCTTCCGATCCGTACGCGCTTTGTCGCGCGTATCGCGGAGTAA
- the rpsC gene encoding 30S ribosomal protein S3: MGQKVNPVGLRLGINRTWDSRWYSNKGEYGQLLHEDFKIRDALLKDLKQAAVSKIVIERPHKKCRVTIHSARPGIVIGKKGADIEKLRKKVGAMTGSEVHINIVEVRKPEIDAQLVSDSIAQQLERRVAFRRAMKRAVQSAMRLGAEGIRITCSGRLGGAEIARTEWYREGRVPLHTLRADIDYGVSTAHTAMGTCGVKVWIFKGEIMEHDPMAQDKRLSEGEGSTGRTRREREAAE, translated from the coding sequence ATGGGTCAGAAAGTTAATCCGGTCGGGCTTCGCCTCGGCATCAACCGCACCTGGGATTCGCGCTGGTACTCCAACAAGGGCGAATACGGTCAGCTGCTGCACGAGGATTTCAAGATCCGCGACGCGCTGCTGAAGGATCTGAAGCAGGCTGCTGTGTCGAAGATCGTCATCGAGCGTCCGCACAAGAAGTGCCGCGTTACGATCCACTCGGCTCGTCCGGGCATCGTCATCGGCAAGAAGGGCGCGGACATCGAGAAGCTGCGCAAGAAGGTCGGCGCGATGACCGGCTCGGAAGTGCACATCAACATCGTTGAAGTGCGCAAGCCCGAAATCGACGCCCAGCTTGTGTCCGACTCGATCGCTCAGCAGCTCGAGCGCCGCGTTGCGTTCCGCCGCGCTATGAAGCGCGCCGTGCAGTCGGCGATGCGCCTGGGTGCCGAAGGCATCCGCATCACGTGCTCGGGCCGTCTCGGCGGCGCCGAAATCGCGCGCACGGAATGGTACCGCGAGGGCCGCGTTCCGCTGCACACGCTGCGTGCCGACATCGACTACGGCGTTTCCACCGCGCATACCGCGATGGGCACGTGCGGCGTCAAGGTTTGGATTTTCAAGGGCGAGATCATGGAGCACGACCCCATGGCTCAGGACAAGCGCCTGAGCGAGGGTGAGGGCTCCACGGGCCGCACGCGCCGTGAGCGCGAAGCGGCCGAGTGA
- the rplV gene encoding 50S ribosomal protein L22: MGKKATERRLKDNEAQAKTRVIRISPQKLNLVAQLIRGKQVKTALADLQFSKKRIAKDVKKTLESAIANAENNHSLDVDDLIVAEAHVGKAFVMRRFSPRARGRVGRIEKAFSHLTIVVREVRESA, translated from the coding sequence ATGGGTAAGAAAGCGACCGAGCGCCGTCTGAAAGACAACGAGGCTCAGGCCAAGACGCGGGTGATCCGTATCAGCCCGCAGAAGCTCAACCTCGTCGCGCAGCTCATTCGTGGCAAGCAGGTCAAGACCGCGCTTGCCGATCTTCAGTTCTCGAAGAAGCGCATTGCGAAAGACGTCAAGAAGACGCTCGAAAGCGCGATCGCCAATGCCGAGAACAATCACAGCCTCGATGTCGACGATCTGATCGTCGCCGAGGCTCATGTCGGCAAGGCCTTCGTCATGCGGCGCTTCTCGCCGCGTGCCCGCGGTCGCGTCGGCCGTATCGAAAAAGCATTCTCGCATCTGACGATCGTCGTGCGCGAAGTGCGGGAGAGCGCCTGA
- the rpsS gene encoding 30S ribosomal protein S19, translating into MARSLWKGPFVDGYLLKKADTARGSTRSEVIKTWSRRSTILPQFVGLTFGVHNGQKHIPVFVSEEMVGHKLGEFAPTRTFHGHTAGDKKAVKKPAPGAK; encoded by the coding sequence GTGGCACGTTCGCTCTGGAAAGGTCCGTTCGTCGACGGCTATCTGCTCAAGAAGGCAGATACGGCCCGCGGATCCACGCGCTCGGAGGTCATCAAGACCTGGAGCCGGCGCTCGACCATTCTGCCTCAGTTCGTGGGCCTGACATTCGGCGTCCACAACGGTCAGAAGCACATTCCGGTCTTCGTCTCGGAAGAGATGGTTGGCCACAAGCTCGGCGAATTTGCGCCGACGCGGACCTTCCACGGCCACACGGCCGGGGACAAGAAGGCCGTGAAGAAGCCGGCACCGGGAGCTAAGTAA
- the rplB gene encoding 50S ribosomal protein L2 → MALKNFKPVTPSLRQLVLVNRSELYKGKPEKSLTEGKAKNGGRNNLGRITVRFRGGGHKKSYRLIDFKRRKLDVPATVERIEYDPNRSAFIALIKYNDGELSYILAPQRLAAGDTVIAGQLVDVKPGNAMPLASIPVGTIVHNIEMKIGKGGQIARSAGSYAQIVGRDQGYVALRLGSGEQRLVNGQCFATVGSVSNPDHSNQSFGKAGRMRWMGFRPHNRGVAMNPVDHPHGGGEGRTSGGRHPVTPWGKPTKGKKTRNNKSTSKFIVSSRHAKKK, encoded by the coding sequence ATGGCACTGAAGAACTTCAAACCCGTCACGCCGAGCCTTCGCCAGCTCGTCCTGGTCAACCGTTCGGAACTCTACAAGGGCAAGCCCGAGAAGAGCCTGACGGAAGGCAAGGCGAAGAATGGCGGCCGCAACAATCTCGGCCGGATCACCGTCCGCTTCCGCGGCGGCGGCCACAAGAAGTCGTATCGTCTGATCGACTTCAAGCGCCGCAAGCTCGATGTGCCGGCGACGGTTGAGCGGATCGAATACGATCCGAACCGCTCCGCCTTCATCGCGCTGATCAAGTATAATGACGGCGAGCTGAGCTACATTCTGGCGCCGCAGCGCCTGGCCGCCGGCGATACGGTTATTGCCGGTCAGCTGGTCGACGTGAAGCCGGGCAATGCGATGCCGCTGGCATCGATCCCGGTCGGCACGATCGTGCACAATATCGAGATGAAGATCGGCAAAGGCGGCCAGATCGCCCGGTCCGCCGGCTCGTATGCGCAGATCGTCGGCCGCGACCAGGGCTATGTCGCGCTGCGTCTGGGTTCGGGCGAACAGCGTCTGGTCAACGGCCAGTGCTTTGCGACGGTCGGTTCGGTGTCGAACCCTGATCATTCGAACCAGAGCTTCGGCAAGGCTGGCCGTATGCGCTGGATGGGCTTCCGCCCGCATAACCGCGGCGTTGCGATGAACCCGGTTGACCATCCGCACGGCGGCGGCGAAGGCCGCACCTCGGGCGGCCGTCATCCGGTCACCCCGTGGGGCAAGCCCACAAAGGGCAAGAAGACCCGCAACAACAAGTCGACGTCGAAATTCATCGTGTCGAGCCGGCACGCGAAGAAGAAGTAA
- a CDS encoding 50S ribosomal protein L23 has product MSKDARHYDVIKSPVITEKATVASEHNKVVFKVARNATKPQIKAAVEKLFDVKVTGVNTLVTKGKVKMFKGRPGVRSDVKKAVVTLAEGSRIDVTTGL; this is encoded by the coding sequence ATGAGCAAAGACGCGCGCCACTACGACGTGATCAAGTCGCCGGTCATCACCGAAAAGGCGACGGTTGCGTCCGAGCACAACAAAGTTGTCTTCAAGGTCGCCCGCAACGCGACGAAGCCGCAGATCAAAGCGGCCGTCGAGAAGCTGTTCGACGTCAAGGTCACCGGCGTCAATACGCTGGTCACCAAAGGCAAAGTGAAAATGTTCAAGGGCCGCCCCGGTGTGCGCAGCGACGTCAAGAAAGCCGTCGTGACGCTGGCCGAAGGCTCCCGCATCGACGTGACCACGGGTCTGTGA
- the rplD gene encoding 50S ribosomal protein L4, translating to MDIAVKTFEGKDAGKVTLSDSIFALEVRQDILARVVRWQLAKRRAGTHKTKGRSEIDRTKSKMYKQKGTGRARHHAASAPQFRGGGRVFGPVVRSHAHDLPKKVRALGLKHALSAKAKEGGLIIVDTVALKDAKTKAFRAQLKKLGFASTLIVDGAEVEKNLGLAVRNVPHVDVLPVQGINVYDILRHDTLVLSKAAVDALEERFK from the coding sequence ATGGATATCGCCGTCAAGACGTTCGAGGGCAAGGACGCCGGCAAGGTGACCCTGTCCGATTCCATCTTCGCTCTCGAAGTGCGTCAGGACATCCTGGCCCGCGTCGTGCGCTGGCAGCTCGCCAAGCGCCGCGCCGGCACGCACAAGACCAAGGGCCGTTCGGAAATCGATCGTACCAAGTCGAAGATGTACAAGCAGAAGGGCACCGGTCGTGCCCGCCATCACGCCGCGTCTGCTCCGCAGTTCCGTGGCGGCGGACGGGTCTTCGGTCCGGTGGTGCGCAGCCATGCGCATGACCTTCCGAAGAAGGTCCGTGCGCTCGGCCTGAAGCATGCGCTGTCGGCCAAGGCGAAAGAGGGCGGTCTGATCATCGTCGATACGGTTGCGCTGAAGGATGCCAAGACCAAGGCGTTCCGCGCGCAGCTGAAGAAGCTTGGCTTTGCCTCGACGCTGATCGTCGACGGCGCCGAAGTCGAAAAGAACCTGGGCCTCGCCGTCCGCAACGTCCCGCATGTGGACGTGCTGCCGGTGCAGGGCATCAATGTTTACGACATCCTGCGTCACGACACGCTCGTGCTCAGCAAGGCTGCCGTGGACGCGCTTGAGGAGCGCTTCAAATGA
- the rplC gene encoding 50S ribosomal protein L3 — MRSGVIAQKLGMTRVFTDAGEHIPVTVLKLEQCQVVAHRTVEKDGYAAVQLGAGTRKPKNLSKAVRGQFAVAKVEPKRKVVEFRVPADGLIPVGAEITADHFVAGQFVDATGTTTGKGFAGSMKRWNFAGGRASHGNSISHRSHGSTGSRQDPGKVFKNKKMAGHLGVERVTTQNLKVVRTDVERGLILIEGAVPGVKGGWVEIRDAVKRALPKDVPTPGKFRLNEDKNASPKQAAEEKAPVEETAPAAVAPEAKTEGDA; from the coding sequence ATGCGGTCCGGAGTGATTGCTCAGAAACTGGGAATGACCCGCGTCTTCACCGACGCCGGCGAGCATATCCCGGTTACGGTTCTGAAGCTCGAACAGTGCCAGGTGGTCGCCCACCGCACCGTCGAGAAGGACGGCTATGCGGCCGTGCAGCTCGGCGCAGGTACGCGCAAGCCGAAGAACCTTTCAAAGGCCGTTCGCGGCCAGTTCGCTGTCGCCAAGGTCGAACCGAAGCGCAAAGTGGTTGAGTTCCGCGTTCCGGCGGACGGGCTTATCCCCGTCGGCGCCGAGATCACGGCCGATCACTTCGTTGCCGGCCAGTTCGTTGACGCCACGGGCACGACGACCGGCAAAGGCTTTGCCGGTTCGATGAAGCGCTGGAACTTCGCCGGCGGCCGTGCCTCGCACGGTAACTCGATCTCGCATCGTTCGCACGGTTCGACGGGTTCGCGTCAGGATCCCGGCAAGGTCTTCAAGAACAAGAAGATGGCCGGTCATCTCGGTGTCGAGCGCGTCACGACGCAGAACCTGAAGGTCGTCCGCACGGATGTCGAACGCGGTCTGATCCTCATCGAAGGCGCCGTTCCCGGCGTCAAGGGTGGCTGGGTCGAGATCCGCGACGCCGTCAAGCGCGCGCTTCCGAAGGACGTGCCGACGCCCGGCAAGTTCCGTCTGAACGAAGACAAAAACGCTTCGCCGAAGCAGGCTGCCGAAGAAAAGGCGCCGGTCGAAGAGACCGCGCCGGCAGCTGTCGCTCCCGAAGCCAAGACTGAGGGAGACGCCTGA
- the rpsJ gene encoding 30S ribosomal protein S10 translates to MNGQNIRIRLKAFDHRILDTSTKEIVSTAKRTGARVRGPIPLPTRIEKFTVNRSPHVDKKSREQFEMRTHKRLLDIVDPTPQTVDALMKLDLAAGVDVEIKL, encoded by the coding sequence ATGAACGGTCAGAATATCAGGATCCGGCTCAAAGCGTTCGACCATCGAATTCTCGATACGTCGACGAAGGAGATCGTCTCGACCGCGAAGCGGACGGGTGCGCGCGTGCGCGGACCCATTCCGCTGCCGACGCGCATCGAGAAGTTCACGGTCAACCGTAGCCCCCACGTCGACAAGAAGAGCCGTGAGCAGTTTGAAATGCGCACGCACAAGCGTCTTCTCGACATCGTTGACCCGACGCCCCAGACGGTGGACGCGCTGATGAAGCTCGACCTCGCCGCCGGCGTCGACGTTGAAATCAAGCTCTGA
- the tuf gene encoding elongation factor Tu has protein sequence MAKEKFERNKPHCNIGTIGHVDHGKTSLTAAITKILAETGGATFTAYDQIDKAPEEKARGITISTAHVEYETKNRHYAHVDCPGHADYVKNMITGAAQMDGAILVVSAADGPMPQTREHILLARQVGVPALVVFLNKCDMVDDPELLELVELEVRELLSKYQFPGDTIPIIKGSALAALEDSSKELGHDAILKLMEAVDASIPQPDRPIDQPFLMPVEDVFSISGRGTVCTGRVERGVVKVGEEIEIVGIRPTTKTTVTGVEMFRKLLDQGQAGDNIGALLRGTKREDVERGQVLCKPGSVKPHTKFKAEAYILTKEEGGRHTPFFGNYRPQFYFRTTDVTGVVTLPEGTEMVMPGDNIAMEVTLIVPIAMEEKLRFAIREGGRTVGAGVVAAIIE, from the coding sequence ATGGCCAAAGAGAAATTTGAACGCAACAAGCCGCATTGCAACATCGGCACGATCGGACACGTCGACCACGGCAAGACGTCGCTGACGGCGGCGATCACGAAGATCCTTGCGGAAACGGGCGGCGCGACGTTTACGGCGTACGACCAGATCGACAAGGCGCCGGAAGAGAAGGCGCGCGGCATTACGATCTCGACGGCTCACGTCGAATACGAGACGAAGAACCGTCACTATGCGCATGTCGACTGCCCCGGCCACGCCGACTATGTGAAGAACATGATCACGGGCGCCGCCCAGATGGACGGCGCGATCCTCGTCGTGTCGGCCGCTGACGGCCCGATGCCGCAGACGCGCGAGCACATCCTGCTCGCCCGCCAGGTCGGCGTTCCGGCGCTCGTTGTGTTCCTGAACAAGTGCGACATGGTCGATGATCCGGAGCTGCTCGAGCTCGTTGAGCTCGAAGTGCGCGAGCTTCTGTCGAAGTACCAGTTCCCGGGCGACACGATCCCGATCATCAAGGGCTCGGCTCTGGCCGCTCTTGAAGATTCGAGCAAAGAGCTCGGTCACGATGCGATCCTGAAGCTGATGGAAGCGGTCGATGCGTCGATCCCGCAGCCGGACCGTCCGATCGACCAGCCCTTCCTGATGCCGGTTGAAGACGTGTTCTCGATCTCGGGCCGCGGCACGGTGTGCACGGGTAGAGTCGAGCGCGGTGTTGTGAAGGTCGGCGAGGAAATCGAGATCGTCGGCATCCGTCCGACGACGAAGACGACGGTCACGGGCGTCGAGATGTTCCGCAAGCTGCTCGATCAGGGCCAGGCGGGCGACAATATCGGCGCTCTTCTGCGCGGCACCAAGCGCGAGGACGTCGAGCGCGGTCAGGTTCTGTGCAAGCCGGGTTCGGTGAAGCCGCACACGAAGTTCAAGGCGGAAGCCTACATCCTGACGAAGGAAGAGGGCGGGCGTCATACGCCGTTCTTCGGCAACTACCGTCCGCAGTTCTACTTCCGCACGACGGACGTGACGGGCGTGGTGACGCTGCCGGAAGGCACGGAAATGGTGATGCCGGGCGACAACATCGCCATGGAAGTCACCCTCATCGTGCCGATCGCCATGGAAGAGAAGCTCCGCTTCGCCATCCGTGAAGGCGGCAGAACTGTTGGCGCCGGCGTCGTCGCCGCCATCATCGAGTAA
- the fusA gene encoding elongation factor G, with the protein MPRTHKIEDYRNFGIMAHIDAGKTTTTERILYYTGKSHKIGEVHEGAATMDWMEQEQERGITITSAATTAIWKEKRLNIIDTPGHVDFTIEVERSLRVLDGAVCVLDSNQGVEPQTETVWRQGDKYRVPRIVFANKMDKTGADFFKCLDDIVKRLGAKPVPIQLPIGAENNFKGLVDLVRMKGVVWEDEGLGAKFNDIEIPDDLKAQAEEYRAKLVEAAVELDDKVLEEFLDGKEPDEATLKRLIRKAVLNGAFYPVLCGSAFKNKGVQPLLDAVVDYLPSPVDVPPIKGINPNNDAEEVRHSSDSDPLALLGFKIMDDPFVGTITFCRIYSGKLETGANVINSTRDKKERIGRMLLMHANNREDIKEAYAGDIVALAGLKEVRTGDTLCDPQKPVILEKMEFPEPVIEIAIEPKSKADQEKLGVALHKLAAEDPSFRVSTDQESGQTILKGMGELHLDIKVDILRRTYKVDANIGAPQVAFREKITKAVTKDYTHKKQTGGTGQFARVKFIVEPNEAGKGFEFESKIVGGAVPKEYLPGVEKGLNSVLGAGVVAGFPVVDIKVSLIDGAYHEVDSSALAFEIASRAGLREALQEAGSVLLEPIMKVEVVTPEEYTGSVIGDLNSRRGQILGQDMRGNANVVNAMVPLQNMFGYVSQLRSFSQGRAQFTMQFDHYEQVPSHIAQEIQAKYA; encoded by the coding sequence ATGCCCCGCACGCATAAGATCGAAGACTACCGTAACTTCGGAATCATGGCGCACATCGACGCCGGGAAGACGACGACGACGGAGCGCATCCTCTATTATACCGGCAAGTCCCATAAGATCGGCGAAGTCCATGAGGGCGCCGCCACGATGGACTGGATGGAGCAGGAGCAGGAACGCGGCATCACGATTACGTCGGCCGCGACGACCGCTATCTGGAAAGAAAAGCGCCTCAACATCATCGACACTCCCGGCCACGTCGACTTCACGATCGAAGTCGAGCGTTCGCTGCGCGTGCTCGACGGCGCGGTATGCGTGCTCGATAGCAACCAGGGCGTCGAACCGCAGACCGAAACCGTATGGCGCCAAGGCGACAAATACCGCGTTCCGCGCATCGTCTTTGCGAACAAGATGGACAAAACGGGCGCTGACTTCTTCAAGTGCCTCGATGACATCGTAAAGCGCCTCGGCGCTAAGCCCGTTCCGATCCAGCTGCCCATCGGTGCGGAAAACAACTTCAAAGGTCTCGTCGACCTCGTCCGCATGAAGGGCGTTGTTTGGGAAGACGAAGGTCTCGGCGCCAAATTCAACGACATCGAAATTCCGGACGATCTCAAGGCGCAGGCCGAAGAGTATCGCGCCAAGCTCGTGGAAGCGGCTGTCGAACTCGATGACAAGGTTCTCGAAGAATTCCTCGACGGCAAAGAGCCCGATGAAGCGACGCTGAAGCGTCTCATCCGCAAGGCGGTGCTGAACGGCGCCTTCTATCCGGTGCTGTGCGGCTCGGCCTTCAAGAACAAGGGCGTGCAGCCGCTGCTCGACGCCGTTGTCGATTATCTGCCGTCGCCGGTCGACGTTCCGCCGATCAAGGGCATCAACCCGAACAACGACGCGGAAGAAGTCCGCCACTCGTCGGATTCGGATCCGCTCGCGCTGCTCGGCTTCAAGATCATGGACGACCCCTTCGTCGGCACGATCACCTTCTGCCGCATCTATTCGGGCAAGCTCGAAACGGGCGCGAACGTCATCAACTCGACGCGCGACAAGAAAGAGCGCATCGGCCGTATGCTCCTGATGCACGCGAACAATCGCGAAGACATCAAGGAAGCCTATGCCGGCGACATCGTCGCTCTCGCGGGCCTCAAGGAAGTGCGCACGGGCGACACGCTCTGCGATCCGCAAAAGCCCGTCATCCTCGAGAAGATGGAATTCCCCGAGCCGGTCATCGAAATCGCCATCGAGCCGAAGTCGAAGGCCGACCAGGAAAAACTCGGCGTTGCGCTGCACAAGCTCGCCGCCGAAGACCCGTCCTTCCGCGTCTCGACCGATCAGGAATCGGGCCAGACCATCCTGAAGGGCATGGGCGAGCTTCATCTCGACATCAAGGTCGACATTCTGCGCCGTACCTACAAGGTCGATGCGAATATCGGCGCTCCGCAGGTGGCGTTCCGTGAGAAGATCACGAAGGCCGTCACCAAGGACTACACCCACAAGAAGCAGACGGGCGGCACGGGCCAGTTCGCGCGCGTGAAGTTCATCGTCGAGCCGAACGAAGCCGGCAAAGGCTTTGAGTTCGAATCGAAGATCGTCGGCGGCGCGGTTCCGAAGGAATACCTGCCGGGCGTCGAAAAGGGCCTCAACTCCGTGCTCGGCGCGGGCGTTGTCGCCGGCTTCCCGGTGGTCGACATCAAGGTGTCGCTCATCGACGGCGCCTACCACGAAGTCGACTCGTCGGCCCTGGCCTTCGAAATCGCCTCGCGTGCGGGTCTGCGGGAAGCTCTGCAGGAAGCGGGTTCGGTTCTGCTCGAGCCGATCATGAAGGTCGAAGTCGTGACTCCGGAAGAATACACCGGCTCGGTCATCGGCGACCTCAACTCGCGGCGCGGCCAGATTCTCGGTCAGGACATGCGCGGCAACGCGAATGTCGTGAACGCGATGGTCCCGCTGCAGAACATGTTCGGTTACGTGAGCCAGCTGCGCTCGTTCTCTCAGGGACGCGCCCAGTTCACCATGCAGTTCGATCACTATGAGCAGGTGCCGTCGCACATCGCTCAGGAGATCCAGGCGAAGTACGCCTGA
- the rpsG gene encoding 30S ribosomal protein S7, which translates to MSRRHRAERREIIPDPKFGDIIVTKFMNCVMEHGKKSVAETIVYGAFDTIESRAKQHPLDVFHAALDNVAPSVEVRSRRVGGATYQVPVEVRPDRRQALAIRWLITAARARNEKTMTDKLSAELLDAANNRGTAVKKREDTHRMADANRAFSHYRW; encoded by the coding sequence ATGTCGCGCCGCCATCGTGCCGAGCGCCGGGAGATCATCCCGGATCCCAAATTCGGTGACATCATCGTCACCAAGTTCATGAATTGCGTCATGGAACACGGCAAGAAGTCCGTGGCCGAGACGATCGTTTACGGCGCTTTCGACACGATCGAATCGCGCGCCAAGCAGCACCCGCTGGATGTCTTCCACGCCGCGCTCGACAATGTCGCGCCGTCCGTCGAAGTCCGCTCACGCCGCGTCGGCGGTGCGACCTATCAGGTTCCGGTCGAGGTTCGTCCCGACCGCCGTCAGGCGCTTGCGATTCGCTGGCTGATCACGGCCGCGCGCGCCCGCAACGAAAAGACCATGACCGACAAGCTGTCGGCCGAACTGCTCGACGCCGCGAACAATCGCGGCACCGCCGTCAAGAAGCGCGAAGACACGCACCGCATGGCGGACGCGAACCGCGCCTTCTCGCATTACCGTTGGTAA
- the rpsL gene encoding 30S ribosomal protein S12 — MPTISQLIRKPRQAPVYREKARHLQACPQKRGVCTRVYTTTPKKPNSALRKVAKVRLTNGFEVIGYIPGEGHNLQEHSVVMIRGGRVKDLPGVRYHILRGVLDTQGVKNRKQRRSKYGVKRPK; from the coding sequence ATGCCGACTATCAGCCAGTTGATCCGCAAGCCGCGGCAGGCGCCCGTCTATCGCGAAAAGGCGCGCCACCTTCAGGCATGCCCGCAGAAGCGCGGCGTATGCACACGTGTTTACACGACGACCCCGAAGAAGCCGAACTCGGCGCTTCGTAAGGTCGCAAAGGTGCGTCTCACCAACGGCTTCGAAGTCATCGGTTACATCCCGGGCGAAGGTCATAACCTTCAGGAACACTCCGTGGTGATGATCCGCGGCGGCCGCGTGAAGGACCTTCCCGGCGTTCGCTACCACATTCTCCGCGGCGTTCTGGATACCCAGGGCGTCAAGAACCGTAAGCAGCGCCGTTCGAAGTACGGCGTGAAGCGTCCGAAGTAA
- a CDS encoding aldo/keto reductase yields MHKRKLGKDLEVSAIGLGCMGMTYSYGTGLEAKEADSFFQRALDLGINFFDTAEVYGPFTNEVLVGQALKKHRDKVVIATKFGFRFSEAGEQLGVDGRPETVKRVAEESLKRLGTDVIDLYYQHRVDPEVPIEDTVGAMADLVKAGKVRALGLSEANAATLRRAHTVHPISALQSEYSLITRDPEPEILPVCRELGITFVPFSPLARGLLTGAIRSPKDLEQGDQRLGHPRFQAENMQQNLSLVDKIAEIAAEKGVTAAQIALAWVLNQGNDIVPIPGARKLANLEANAAAADIKLSPADLKALSEAVPPEAVAGARYGKAGMAMVNK; encoded by the coding sequence ATGCACAAGCGCAAACTCGGAAAAGACCTCGAAGTCTCGGCCATCGGCCTTGGCTGCATGGGCATGACCTACAGCTACGGCACGGGGCTTGAGGCCAAGGAGGCCGATAGCTTCTTCCAGCGGGCGCTCGATCTCGGCATCAACTTCTTCGACACGGCCGAAGTCTATGGCCCGTTCACAAACGAGGTCCTCGTCGGCCAGGCGCTGAAAAAGCATCGCGACAAGGTCGTCATCGCCACCAAATTCGGCTTCCGCTTCAGCGAAGCGGGCGAGCAATTGGGCGTCGACGGGCGGCCGGAGACGGTCAAGCGCGTCGCCGAAGAGAGCCTGAAGCGGCTCGGGACCGATGTCATCGATCTCTATTACCAGCACCGGGTCGATCCCGAGGTGCCGATCGAGGACACGGTCGGGGCCATGGCCGATCTCGTGAAGGCCGGAAAGGTGAGGGCGCTCGGCCTGTCGGAGGCCAATGCCGCAACCCTGCGCCGGGCCCATACGGTCCACCCGATTTCGGCCCTTCAGTCCGAATATTCGCTGATCACCCGCGATCCGGAGCCGGAAATCCTGCCTGTCTGCCGCGAGCTCGGGATCACGTTCGTGCCGTTCTCGCCGCTGGCGCGAGGCCTTTTGACCGGTGCGATCCGCAGTCCGAAGGATCTGGAGCAGGGCGATCAGCGGCTCGGTCACCCGCGCTTCCAGGCTGAAAATATGCAGCAAAATCTGTCACTTGTGGACAAGATCGCAGAAATCGCTGCAGAGAAGGGTGTCACCGCCGCCCAGATTGCCCTGGCCTGGGTTCTCAACCAGGGGAACGATATCGTACCGATCCCCGGGGCCCGGAAACTTGCAAATCTCGAGGCCAATGCGGCCGCCGCCGACATCAAGCTCAGCCCGGCCGATCTGAAGGCTTTGAGCGAAGCCGTGCCGCCGGAAGCCGTTGCCGGCGCGCGTTACGGCAAAGCCGGGATGGCGATGGTGAACAAGTAA